From a single Fusobacterium pseudoperiodonticum genomic region:
- a CDS encoding CoA transferase subunit A, producing MRKKIVSMEEAISHIKDGMTVHFGGFLACGTAENIVTALIEKGVKDLTIVCNDTAFVDRGVGRLVVNNQVKKVIASHIGTNPETGKKMHDGTMEVELVPQGTLAERVRAAGYGLGGVLTPTGLGTVVQEGKSIVNVDGKDYLLEKPIKADVAVLFGSKVDEQGNVICEKTTKNFNPLMATAADVVIVEALEIVPAGSLSPEHLDISKIFVDYIVESK from the coding sequence ATGAGAAAAAAAATAGTTTCAATGGAAGAAGCAATATCTCACATTAAAGATGGAATGACTGTTCATTTTGGAGGATTTTTAGCTTGTGGGACTGCAGAAAATATAGTTACAGCTCTTATAGAAAAAGGTGTAAAAGATTTAACAATAGTTTGTAATGATACTGCATTTGTTGATAGAGGAGTTGGAAGACTAGTAGTTAATAACCAAGTAAAAAAAGTAATAGCAAGTCATATAGGAACAAACCCAGAAACTGGTAAAAAAATGCATGATGGAACAATGGAAGTTGAATTAGTTCCACAAGGAACTCTAGCAGAAAGAGTTAGAGCAGCAGGTTATGGATTAGGAGGAGTATTAACTCCAACAGGTCTTGGAACTGTAGTTCAAGAAGGAAAATCAATTGTTAATGTTGATGGAAAAGACTATTTACTAGAAAAACCTATAAAAGCTGATGTAGCAGTATTATTTGGTTCAAAAGTTGATGAACAAGGGAATGTTATCTGTGAAAAAACTACAAAGAACTTTAACCCATTGATGGCAACAGCTGCTGATGTTGTTATAGTTGAAGCTTTAGAAATTGTGCCAGCTGGTTCATTAAGTCCTGAACATTTAGATATATCAAAAATATTCGTAGACTACATAGTTGAAAGCAAATAA
- a CDS encoding 3-oxoacid CoA-transferase subunit B, protein MEMDKNLVREVIAKRVAQEFHDGYVVNLGIGLPTLVANYVGDMDVIFQSENGCIGVGPAPEKGKEDPYLINAGGGHITAAKGAMFFDSAYSFGIIRGGHVDATVLGALEVDEKGNLANWMIPGKKVPGMGGAMDLVVGAKHVIVAMEHTSNGGIKILKECKLPLTAVGVVNLIITEKAVFEVTDKGLVLKEITPYSSLEDIRATTEADFIVSDELLNK, encoded by the coding sequence ATGGAAATGGATAAAAATTTAGTAAGAGAAGTTATAGCAAAAAGAGTTGCTCAAGAATTTCATGATGGATATGTTGTAAACTTGGGAATAGGTCTTCCTACATTAGTGGCTAACTATGTTGGAGATATGGATGTTATCTTTCAAAGTGAAAATGGTTGTATAGGTGTAGGGCCTGCACCAGAAAAAGGAAAAGAAGATCCTTATTTAATAAATGCAGGAGGAGGACATATAACTGCTGCTAAAGGAGCTATGTTCTTTGATTCAGCTTATTCTTTTGGAATAATCAGAGGTGGACACGTTGACGCAACTGTATTAGGAGCTTTAGAAGTTGACGAAAAAGGAAATCTTGCTAACTGGATGATTCCTGGAAAGAAAGTTCCTGGAATGGGTGGAGCTATGGATTTAGTTGTTGGAGCTAAACACGTTATAGTCGCAATGGAACATACATCTAATGGTGGAATAAAAATATTAAAAGAATGTAAATTACCTCTAACAGCTGTTGGAGTTGTAAATTTAATAATAACAGAAAAAGCTGTTTTTGAAGTCACAGATAAAGGATTAGTTCTAAAAGAAATAACTCCTTATTCTTCTCTAGAAGATATAAGAGCAACAACAGAAGCAGATTTTATAGTTTCTGATGAATTATTAAATAAATAA